From the Streptococcus sp. 29887 genome, one window contains:
- the malQ gene encoding 4-alpha-glucanotransferase: MANRTSGILMHITSLPGKFGIGTFGKPAYDFVDFLVETKQTYWQLLPLTTTSYGDSPYQSFSAIAGNTHLIDFDLLAEEDLLANFDYQDVNFGDNPEKVDYALIYEARRPILERAVKNFLTDDKRKVAFQEFEKANSSWLNDYAEFMAIKEHFGNKALQEWDDKKVVARNEEALEKYRLELADQIDYFKVTQYFFFSQWKQLKAYANKHHIQIIGDMPIYVSADSVEVWTKPQLFKLDSERKPLYVAGVPADNFSADGQLWGNPLYDWEQHEKTGYNWWIYRIHESFKIYDVLRIDHFKGFSDYWQVAGDAKVAKVGTWEPGPGYNLFKAVKETLGDLPIIAEDLGNIDAKARKLLADCGYPGMKILEFGFFDVTGESIDIPHRCVPNSIAYTGTHDNEVVNGWYNNLEPEQQEFVDAYTNRKPIEPVTQAMLRTLFATVSDTAIATMQDVLDLGEDSRMNMPSTVGGNWEWRMKAEDLTQDRIDFLVKMTTLYQRGNEKHD; this comes from the coding sequence ATGGCGAATCGTACCAGTGGAATTTTAATGCATATCACCTCACTTCCAGGCAAGTTTGGTATCGGTACTTTTGGAAAACCTGCCTATGATTTTGTGGATTTCTTGGTTGAAACCAAGCAGACCTACTGGCAGCTTCTTCCTCTCACAACGACCAGTTATGGGGATTCTCCCTACCAATCATTTTCAGCTATCGCTGGAAATACCCACCTAATTGATTTTGATTTATTGGCAGAAGAAGATTTATTGGCCAACTTTGATTACCAAGATGTGAACTTTGGGGACAATCCAGAAAAAGTGGACTACGCTTTGATTTACGAAGCACGTCGTCCAATCTTGGAAAGAGCTGTTAAAAATTTCTTGACTGATGACAAGCGTAAAGTAGCCTTTCAAGAGTTTGAAAAAGCTAATTCATCATGGCTAAATGACTATGCAGAGTTCATGGCCATTAAAGAACATTTTGGCAACAAGGCCCTACAAGAATGGGATGACAAGAAAGTGGTTGCTCGAAATGAAGAAGCCCTTGAAAAATACCGCTTGGAATTGGCGGACCAAATTGATTACTTTAAAGTAACGCAGTATTTCTTCTTTAGCCAGTGGAAGCAGTTGAAGGCTTACGCCAATAAGCACCATATCCAAATTATCGGAGATATGCCTATTTACGTATCGGCAGATAGTGTGGAAGTTTGGACCAAGCCACAGCTCTTCAAGCTTGATAGCGAACGCAAGCCACTTTATGTGGCAGGCGTACCAGCGGATAACTTCTCTGCGGACGGTCAGCTCTGGGGTAACCCACTTTATGATTGGGAACAACATGAAAAGACTGGCTACAACTGGTGGATTTACCGTATTCACGAGAGCTTCAAGATCTACGATGTCTTGAGAATTGACCACTTCAAAGGCTTTTCTGACTACTGGCAGGTAGCTGGAGATGCTAAAGTTGCCAAGGTTGGCACTTGGGAGCCAGGCCCAGGTTACAATCTCTTCAAGGCGGTCAAAGAAACCCTTGGTGACCTGCCGATTATTGCGGAGGACCTTGGGAATATCGATGCTAAGGCACGTAAACTTCTGGCAGATTGCGGCTACCCAGGTATGAAAATCCTGGAATTTGGCTTCTTCGATGTGACGGGGGAGAGCATTGACATCCCACACCGTTGTGTGCCAAATTCGATTGCCTATACAGGTACCCATGATAATGAGGTGGTTAATGGCTGGTATAACAATCTAGAGCCTGAACAACAGGAATTTGTAGATGCCTATACCAACAGAAAACCGATTGAGCCAGTTACTCAAGCCATGCTTAGAACACTGTTTGCAACGGTCAGCGATACAGCTATTGCGACCATGCAAGATGTTCTGGACTTGGGTGAAGACAGCCGTATGAACATGCCTTCAACTGTTGGAGGCAACTGGGAATGGCGGATGAAAGCCGAAGATTTAACCCAGGACCGCATAGACTTCTTAGTCAAAATGACTACACTATATCAACGAGGAAATGAAAAACATGATTAA
- the glgP gene encoding glycogen/starch/alpha-glucan family phosphorylase: protein MINFTTFAESKANKKLADMTNEEIYLQLLNYVKLSAADMPKNTGKRKVYYISAEFLIGKLLSNNLINLGVYKDIQAELVAAGKSLAQVEDVEPEPSLGNGGLGRLASCFVDSMSTLGINGEGVGLNYHCGLFKQVFKDNQQDAEPNFWIENDSWLIPTTISYDVPFKNFTLTSKLDRLDILGYKKNTKNYLNLFDIQSVNYGLIENGISFDKTAIQENLTLFLYPDDSDKNGELLRIYQQYFMVSNAAQLLIDEAIDRGSNVRDLADYAYVQINDTHPSLVIPELIRLLTEKHGLEFAEAVGIVKNMTGYTNHTILAEALEKWPLSFLEEVVPHLVGIIKELDALVAKEVADIALHIIDESGRVHMAHMDIHFSNSVNGVAALHTEILKNSELKGFYELYPEKFNNKTNGITFRRWLEFANQDLADYIKELIGDEYLTDATKLEKLLAFADDKEVHAKLAEIKHNNKLALKRYLKDNKGIELDENSIIDTQIKRFHEYKRQQMNALYVIHKYLEIKNGNLPKRKITVIFGGKAAPAYVIAQDIIHLILCLSELINNDPEVSKYLNVHLVENYNVTVAEKLIPATDISEQISLASKEASGTGNMKFMLNGALTLGTMDGANVEIAELAGMDNIYTFGKDSDTIIDLYDKAGYVSADYYNGDANIKRAVDFIVSDEVLALGNEERLGRLHHELISKDWFMTLIDLAEYIEVKEQVFADYEDQESWNRKVVHNIAKAGFFSSDRTIEQYNQDIWHSN, encoded by the coding sequence ATGATTAACTTTACAACATTTGCAGAAAGCAAGGCCAACAAGAAATTAGCAGATATGACCAACGAAGAAATCTATCTTCAGTTGCTCAACTATGTCAAACTATCAGCGGCAGATATGCCAAAAAACACAGGTAAACGCAAGGTTTACTATATCTCAGCAGAGTTCCTTATCGGTAAACTCTTGTCAAACAACTTGATCAACTTGGGTGTTTACAAGGACATTCAAGCAGAATTAGTAGCAGCTGGCAAGTCTTTGGCACAGGTTGAAGACGTGGAACCAGAACCATCACTTGGTAACGGTGGTCTTGGCCGTTTGGCATCTTGCTTTGTGGATTCTATGTCAACACTTGGCATCAACGGTGAGGGTGTTGGTCTTAACTACCACTGTGGTCTCTTCAAGCAAGTCTTCAAGGACAACCAACAAGATGCAGAGCCAAACTTCTGGATTGAAAATGATTCTTGGTTGATTCCAACGACAATCAGCTACGATGTTCCATTCAAAAACTTCACATTAACATCTAAATTGGACCGTTTGGACATCCTTGGTTACAAGAAAAACACTAAAAACTACCTCAACTTGTTTGATATCCAGTCTGTTAACTACGGCTTGATTGAAAATGGCATTTCATTTGACAAGACGGCTATCCAAGAAAACTTGACCCTCTTCTTGTACCCAGATGATTCAGACAAGAACGGTGAATTGCTCCGCATTTACCAACAATACTTCATGGTGTCAAATGCTGCCCAGCTCTTGATTGATGAAGCGATTGACCGTGGCTCAAATGTGCGTGACTTGGCAGACTATGCCTATGTTCAAATCAACGATACCCACCCTTCACTTGTTATTCCAGAATTGATTCGTCTATTGACTGAAAAACACGGCTTGGAATTTGCAGAAGCAGTTGGCATCGTTAAGAACATGACTGGTTACACCAACCACACCATCTTGGCAGAAGCCCTTGAAAAATGGCCATTGTCATTCTTGGAAGAAGTAGTGCCTCACTTGGTAGGCATCATCAAGGAATTGGATGCCTTGGTAGCTAAGGAAGTAGCTGATATTGCTCTTCACATCATCGACGAGTCTGGTCGTGTGCACATGGCTCACATGGATATCCACTTCTCAAACTCTGTCAACGGGGTTGCGGCTCTCCACACTGAAATCTTGAAAAACTCTGAGTTGAAAGGCTTCTACGAGCTTTACCCAGAGAAATTCAATAACAAGACAAACGGTATCACCTTCCGTCGTTGGTTGGAATTTGCTAACCAAGACCTTGCTGATTACATCAAGGAATTGATTGGTGATGAATACTTGACAGATGCGACCAAGTTGGAGAAATTGCTTGCTTTTGCAGATGACAAGGAAGTTCATGCTAAATTGGCTGAAATCAAACACAACAATAAATTGGCTCTTAAACGTTACCTCAAAGACAACAAGGGTATCGAATTGGACGAAAACTCTATTATCGATACACAAATCAAACGTTTCCACGAGTACAAACGCCAACAAATGAACGCCTTGTATGTCATCCACAAGTATCTTGAAATCAAGAACGGCAACCTGCCAAAACGTAAAATCACCGTTATCTTCGGTGGTAAGGCAGCTCCAGCTTACGTGATTGCCCAAGACATCATCCACTTGATTCTCTGCTTGTCTGAGTTGATCAACAATGACCCAGAAGTCAGCAAGTACCTCAACGTTCACTTGGTGGAAAACTACAACGTTACCGTTGCTGAAAAACTCATCCCTGCGACAGACATTTCTGAGCAAATCTCATTGGCTTCTAAAGAAGCATCAGGTACTGGTAACATGAAATTCATGCTCAACGGTGCTTTGACGCTTGGTACCATGGACGGTGCCAACGTGGAGATTGCAGAGTTGGCTGGTATGGACAACATCTACACATTTGGTAAGGATTCAGATACCATTATCGACTTGTACGACAAGGCTGGTTACGTATCTGCAGACTACTACAATGGCGATGCCAATATCAAACGTGCAGTTGACTTTATCGTCAGCGATGAAGTGCTTGCACTTGGGAATGAAGAACGCCTTGGTCGCTTACATCATGAATTGATCTCTAAAGACTGGTTCATGACCTTGATTGACTTGGCTGAGTACATTGAAGTCAAGGAGCAAGTCTTTGCAGACTACGAAGATCAAGAATCTTGGAACAGAAAAGTTGTTCACAATATCGCCAAAGCAGGATTCTTCTCATCTGACCGTACAATCGAGCAGTACAACCAAGACATCTGGCACAGTAACTAA
- a CDS encoding GntR family transcriptional regulator — protein MSKYKKVYADIKEKIEQNIWQANQEMPTENELMEIYSFSKDTIRKALSLLEMDGYIQKRQGRNSIILDHNLVRKPFVSELKTVSELNRSAHHQVQTELTNLYIVQGQPEIMKELEVDEKTDLYRVSRVRTIDGERLEYEISYFDRRIVPYLSKEIAESSIYQYLENDLGLEISHSRREISFRFATEEEKSLLDLADYDMVVSVTSTTYLADGRPFQYGTITYRPDKVTFVSMAKR, from the coding sequence ATGAGTAAATACAAAAAAGTCTATGCTGACATCAAGGAAAAAATTGAACAAAATATCTGGCAGGCCAATCAAGAGATGCCTACAGAAAATGAACTGATGGAGATTTACTCCTTTTCCAAGGATACCATTCGTAAGGCCCTATCTCTCTTGGAGATGGATGGCTATATCCAAAAACGTCAGGGACGAAACTCGATTATTTTGGACCATAACCTCGTTCGAAAACCATTTGTGTCCGAATTGAAGACCGTCAGTGAACTCAACCGCTCTGCCCATCATCAAGTCCAGACCGAATTGACCAACCTCTATATTGTCCAAGGTCAGCCAGAGATCATGAAGGAATTGGAAGTGGATGAAAAAACGGATCTCTACCGTGTCAGTCGCGTTCGGACTATCGACGGTGAGCGATTAGAGTATGAGATTTCCTACTTTGACCGCAGGATCGTTCCCTATCTCAGCAAGGAAATCGCTGAAAGCTCCATTTATCAATATTTGGAAAACGACCTTGGCTTAGAAATTTCCCATTCCCGCCGAGAAATTTCCTTCCGCTTTGCGACGGAGGAAGAAAAATCCTTGCTTGATCTGGCTGACTACGACATGGTGGTTTCCGTCACTAGTACCACCTATCTGGCAGACGGCCGTCCTTTTCAGTACGGCACCATTACCTACCGACCAGACAAGGTCACCTTTGTATCTATGGCCAAACGATAA
- a CDS encoding endonuclease/exonuclease/phosphatase family protein, producing the protein MKLLTVNVHAWLEEDQHEKLDILAQTIAQKQYDVIALQEVNQLMTSSLVTKDLRQDNYGLVLLEKLKDLGVTGYSYFWSNSHIGYDRYDEGIAFLTKLPVYEVDAFYCSQNKELTSILSRKIIGLTVAYGNELIDLYSCHINLPDSKEENQLENIRSIVERTSSDRLKILMGDFNTDALSNPQAYQAIKDLGLYDSYDLAEKKDRGITVEKAIDGWAGHSQEKRLDYVFLNQKRQVQSSRVIFNGDNLPIISDHFGVEVNISI; encoded by the coding sequence ATGAAGTTACTAACAGTCAATGTTCATGCCTGGCTAGAAGAGGACCAGCATGAGAAATTGGATATTTTAGCTCAGACCATTGCCCAAAAGCAATACGATGTGATTGCTCTTCAGGAAGTCAATCAGCTGATGACAAGTTCCTTGGTGACCAAGGACTTACGCCAAGACAATTATGGTTTGGTTTTGCTTGAAAAACTGAAAGATCTTGGTGTGACAGGCTATTCTTATTTCTGGTCCAATTCCCATATTGGTTACGATAGGTACGATGAAGGAATTGCCTTCTTGACCAAACTACCTGTCTATGAAGTGGATGCCTTCTATTGCAGTCAGAACAAAGAATTGACATCAATCCTTTCTCGCAAGATTATAGGATTGACGGTGGCATATGGGAATGAGTTGATAGATTTGTATTCCTGTCATATCAATCTTCCTGACAGTAAAGAAGAAAATCAGTTGGAGAATATCCGCTCGATTGTGGAACGGACAAGTTCGGACCGCTTGAAAATTCTAATGGGAGATTTCAATACGGATGCCCTGTCAAATCCACAAGCCTATCAAGCAATCAAGGACTTAGGTTTATATGATAGTTATGATTTGGCTGAGAAAAAGGATAGGGGAATCACCGTTGAAAAAGCCATTGATGGGTGGGCAGGTCATAGTCAGGAAAAACGTCTGGACTATGTGTTCTTAAATCAGAAAAGACAGGTTCAATCCAGTCGTGTGATTTTCAATGGAGATAATCTTCCCATTATTTCAGACCACTTTGGTGTGGAAGTTAACATTAGTATTTAA
- a CDS encoding PTS transporter subunit IIBC encodes MKKFLSFEFWQKFGKCLMVVIAVMPAAGLMVSIGNSIPLISPESELLIRIGNIIAQIGWGIIGNLHLLFALAIGGSWAKEKAGGAFSAGLAFILINLITGHFFGVTTDMLADATATVSTVFGTQIPVSGYFVNILGQPALNMGVFVGIIAGFVGATAYNKYYNYRKLPDVLTFFNGKRFVPFVVIYRSVLVALGLAIFWPLVQTGINSFGKWIATSQDTAPIVAPFVYGTLERLLLPFGLHHMLTIPMNYTSLGGTYDILTGAQAGTQVFGQDPLWLAWITDLINLKDAGDLTQYNDLLANVTPARFKVGQMIGSSGILMGLTLAMYRNVDEDKKKKYRGMFLSSAAAVFLTGVTEPIEFMFMFAAMPLYVVYAFVQGAAFAMADIVNLRMHSFGNIEFLTRTPMAIKAGIGMDVVNFIWVTALFAVGMYFIANFMIQKFNLATSGRNGNYDTETTDVVSNSNVDTADANSQVVQIINLLGGRDNIADVDACMTRLRVSVKDVAQVGDENAWKQAGAMGLIIKDSGVQAVYGPKADVLKSDIQDLLESGVAIPRTEIVASETVVEEAQFKGVTEAVYAVAEGQAIAITEVKDPVFSQKMMGDGYAVEPSSGNVYAPVSGIVTSVFPTKHAVGILSDKGVEVLVHVGLDTVALNGAPFSAKVTDGQRVEAGDLLLVADLEAIRSAGRETTIVVAFTNTAEIKSVGLENLGQVSQDSQVATVEL; translated from the coding sequence ATGAAAAAATTTCTTAGTTTCGAATTTTGGCAAAAATTCGGTAAATGTTTGATGGTCGTGATCGCCGTTATGCCGGCGGCAGGTCTCATGGTTTCTATCGGAAACTCGATTCCACTAATCAGTCCAGAATCAGAATTGCTCATTCGTATTGGGAATATCATTGCCCAAATCGGTTGGGGGATTATCGGAAACCTCCACTTGCTCTTTGCCTTGGCAATCGGTGGTAGCTGGGCTAAAGAGAAAGCTGGTGGTGCCTTCTCTGCTGGTCTTGCCTTCATCTTGATTAACTTGATAACAGGTCACTTCTTTGGTGTAACGACTGATATGTTGGCTGATGCGACTGCGACTGTTAGCACAGTCTTTGGGACTCAAATTCCAGTATCTGGCTACTTTGTCAATATCCTTGGTCAGCCTGCTTTGAACATGGGTGTCTTTGTAGGGATTATTGCTGGTTTTGTTGGTGCGACTGCTTACAACAAATACTACAACTATCGCAAGTTGCCAGATGTATTGACCTTCTTTAACGGAAAACGCTTTGTGCCGTTTGTAGTCATCTATCGTTCTGTTCTTGTAGCGCTTGGTTTGGCAATCTTCTGGCCTCTTGTACAAACTGGTATTAACAGTTTTGGTAAATGGATTGCAACCTCACAAGACACCGCTCCTATTGTAGCTCCATTCGTTTATGGTACCTTGGAACGTTTGCTTCTTCCATTTGGTCTTCACCACATGTTGACCATTCCAATGAACTATACATCACTTGGTGGTACCTATGACATCTTGACAGGTGCACAAGCAGGTACACAAGTATTTGGCCAAGATCCACTCTGGTTGGCTTGGATTACAGACTTGATTAACCTCAAGGATGCTGGTGATTTGACTCAGTACAATGACTTGCTTGCTAATGTAACGCCTGCTCGCTTTAAAGTAGGTCAAATGATTGGTTCCTCTGGTATTCTCATGGGCTTGACCCTTGCTATGTACCGCAACGTTGATGAGGATAAGAAGAAAAAATATCGTGGTATGTTCCTTTCATCTGCTGCAGCCGTCTTTTTGACAGGTGTAACAGAACCAATTGAGTTTATGTTCATGTTTGCAGCAATGCCACTCTATGTAGTCTATGCATTTGTACAAGGTGCAGCATTTGCCATGGCCGATATTGTCAATTTGCGTATGCACTCATTTGGTAATATCGAATTCCTTACACGTACACCGATGGCGATTAAAGCCGGTATTGGTATGGACGTTGTCAACTTTATCTGGGTAACAGCCCTCTTTGCGGTTGGTATGTACTTCATTGCCAACTTCATGATTCAAAAATTCAACCTAGCAACTTCTGGACGCAATGGTAACTATGATACAGAAACAACGGATGTGGTTTCAAACTCAAACGTAGATACTGCGGATGCCAATTCACAAGTGGTTCAAATCATCAACTTGCTTGGTGGTCGTGATAATATCGCAGATGTGGATGCTTGTATGACTCGTCTTCGCGTAAGTGTCAAAGATGTGGCACAGGTTGGAGATGAAAATGCTTGGAAACAGGCTGGTGCTATGGGCTTGATTATCAAGGACTCAGGTGTTCAAGCAGTCTACGGACCAAAAGCAGATGTTCTCAAATCGGACATTCAAGACTTACTAGAATCAGGCGTAGCTATTCCTCGTACGGAAATTGTTGCAAGTGAAACAGTAGTTGAGGAAGCACAATTCAAGGGTGTGACCGAGGCAGTTTATGCTGTTGCTGAAGGTCAAGCCATTGCCATCACAGAAGTGAAAGATCCAGTCTTCTCACAAAAAATGATGGGCGACGGTTATGCAGTTGAGCCTAGCTCCGGCAATGTTTACGCACCAGTTTCAGGTATTGTCACCAGTGTCTTCCCAACCAAACACGCTGTCGGTATTTTGTCTGACAAGGGTGTAGAAGTTTTAGTTCACGTTGGTTTAGACACAGTTGCACTAAACGGGGCTCCATTCTCGGCTAAGGTAACAGACGGTCAACGTGTTGAAGCAGGGGATTTGCTCCTTGTTGCAGACCTTGAAGCCATTCGCTCAGCAGGACGTGAAACAACCATCGTCGTTGCCTTCACAAACACAGCAGAAATCAAATCTGTCGGCCTTGAAAATCTTGGACAGGTCAGTCAAGATAGCCAAGTTGCGACAGTTGAGTTGTAA
- a CDS encoding YebC/PmpR family DNA-binding transcriptional regulator has protein sequence MGRKWANIVAKKTAKDGANSKVYAKFGVEIYVAAKKGDPDPETNSALKFVIDRAKQAQVPKHIIDKAIDKAKGNTDETFVEGRYEGFGPNGSMIIVDTLTSNVNRTAANVRSAFGKNGGNMGASGSVSFMFDKKGVVVFAGDDADAIFELLLEADVEVDDVEAEDGTITVYTAPTDLHKAIVALKESGIEEFNVTELEMLPQSEVSLDGDDLATFEKLYDALEDDEDVQKIYTNVDGF, from the coding sequence ATGGGACGTAAATGGGCCAATATTGTAGCCAAGAAAACCGCAAAAGACGGTGCTAACTCAAAAGTTTACGCCAAATTTGGTGTTGAAATCTATGTAGCAGCGAAAAAGGGTGACCCAGATCCAGAAACAAACTCAGCGCTGAAATTTGTTATCGACCGTGCTAAGCAAGCGCAGGTTCCAAAACACATCATTGACAAGGCCATTGACAAGGCAAAAGGAAACACAGACGAAACTTTCGTAGAAGGTCGTTACGAAGGCTTTGGACCAAACGGTTCTATGATTATCGTTGATACCTTGACATCAAATGTAAACCGTACGGCAGCTAACGTGCGCTCTGCTTTTGGTAAAAATGGCGGTAACATGGGTGCGTCTGGTTCCGTATCATTCATGTTTGATAAAAAAGGCGTAGTTGTCTTTGCTGGTGATGATGCAGATGCCATCTTCGAATTGCTTCTTGAAGCAGATGTGGAAGTCGATGACGTAGAAGCAGAAGACGGCACAATCACTGTTTATACAGCACCAACTGATTTGCACAAGGCAATCGTGGCACTTAAGGAATCAGGTATTGAAGAGTTTAACGTTACTGAACTTGAAATGCTCCCACAATCAGAAGTATCACTTGACGGGGACGACCTGGCAACATTTGAAAAACTCTACGACGCCCTCGAAGACGACGAAGATGTACAAAAAATCTACACGAATGTAGATGGGTTTTAA
- a CDS encoding helix-turn-helix domain-containing protein, giving the protein MEMIRVNLDKVLKDRQMTSKDLAEQVGITEANLSILKTGKAKGIRFNTLMNICRILDCQPGDILEYVDDEE; this is encoded by the coding sequence ATGGAAATGATTCGCGTAAACTTAGACAAAGTCCTCAAAGACCGACAAATGACTTCCAAGGACCTAGCAGAGCAAGTTGGCATCACCGAAGCCAATCTGTCCATTCTCAAGACAGGCAAGGCAAAAGGTATTCGTTTTAATACCTTGATGAACATCTGCCGCATCCTAGACTGCCAACCAGGGGATATTTTGGAATATGTGGATGATGAAGAGTGA
- a CDS encoding S-adenosyl-l-methionine hydroxide adenosyltransferase family protein, producing the protein MSNNLLVLQSDFGLVDGAVSAMIGVALQESRDLVVHNLTHDITPYNIFEGSYRLFQTVEYWPEGTTFVSVVDPGVGSKRKSVVALTEQKHYIVTPDNGTLSFIKKHVGIKAVREISEVANRRANTEHSYTFHGRDVYAYTGAKLASGHISFEEVGPELQVADIVEIPTVPTEVGQDFVKGAIDILDVRFGSLWTSITREEFYTLKPQFEDRFEVTIYNNDMLVYQNQVTYGKSFADVRIGQPLLYINSLYRVGLAINQGSFAKAYNVGVGQNWHIEIKRISN; encoded by the coding sequence ATGTCAAATAATTTACTTGTTTTACAATCGGACTTTGGTCTAGTAGATGGTGCCGTGTCAGCTATGATTGGTGTGGCTCTTCAGGAGTCACGTGACCTAGTTGTTCACAACCTGACCCACGATATTACACCTTACAATATTTTCGAAGGCTCTTACCGTCTTTTTCAGACAGTTGAATATTGGCCAGAAGGCACGACATTTGTATCTGTTGTTGATCCAGGAGTAGGCTCTAAGCGTAAAAGTGTGGTGGCTTTGACGGAACAAAAACACTATATCGTTACCCCGGATAACGGAACGCTTTCTTTCATCAAGAAACATGTGGGCATTAAGGCTGTTCGTGAAATTTCAGAAGTGGCCAATCGCCGTGCCAATACGGAGCATTCCTATACTTTCCATGGTCGTGATGTTTATGCATACACAGGTGCAAAATTAGCCTCAGGTCATATCAGTTTTGAAGAAGTTGGACCAGAGTTGCAGGTGGCAGATATTGTTGAAATTCCAACCGTTCCGACAGAAGTTGGACAAGACTTTGTCAAAGGAGCTATCGACATCTTGGATGTTCGCTTTGGTTCACTATGGACCTCAATCACGCGTGAGGAATTTTATACCTTGAAGCCGCAATTTGAGGACCGTTTTGAAGTGACCATCTACAACAACGACATGTTGGTCTACCAAAACCAAGTGACCTATGGCAAGTCTTTTGCGGATGTCCGCATCGGTCAACCCCTGCTCTATATCAATTCACTCTATCGAGTGGGCTTGGCCATTAACCAAGGATCCTTTGCCAAGGCCTATAATGTCGGTGTCGGTCAAAACTGGCATATCGAAATCAAACGCATTAGTAATTAA
- a CDS encoding ECF-type riboflavin transporter substrate-binding protein, with the protein MKNNSIKTVVATGIGAALFVVIGLLINIPTFVPNTSIQLQYAVQALLSVVFGPVVGFLVGFIGHTLKDSLTYGPWWSWILASGVVGLVIGFAKNRLRVKEGIFEGKDIVVFNIFQVVANVIAWGIIAPVLDIVIYSEAANKVFTQGLVAGVVNSITIAIAGTILLGVYARSQTKTGSLSKD; encoded by the coding sequence ATGAAAAATAATTCTATCAAAACTGTCGTAGCTACCGGTATCGGTGCTGCCCTCTTTGTTGTCATTGGCTTGCTAATCAACATTCCTACTTTTGTTCCAAATACTTCAATTCAGCTCCAATACGCTGTTCAGGCACTTTTGTCAGTTGTATTTGGTCCAGTAGTTGGCTTTTTAGTAGGTTTTATTGGCCATACGCTTAAAGATTCGTTGACATACGGACCTTGGTGGTCATGGATTTTAGCCTCAGGAGTAGTAGGATTGGTTATTGGCTTTGCAAAAAATCGTCTTCGTGTTAAGGAAGGGATTTTTGAAGGAAAAGATATTGTAGTTTTCAATATCTTCCAAGTAGTTGCTAATGTTATTGCCTGGGGAATTATCGCTCCAGTATTGGATATTGTTATCTATAGTGAAGCAGCAAATAAGGTATTCACTCAGGGCTTGGTAGCTGGAGTTGTCAATAGTATTACAATAGCCATTGCTGGTACTATTCTTCTTGGAGTTTATGCTCGTTCGCAAACGAAAACAGGTAGTTTGTCAAAAGATTAA